Proteins found in one Pseudomonas sp. P8_241 genomic segment:
- a CDS encoding peptidylprolyl isomerase, with translation MTQVKLTTNFGDIVLELNADKAPITVANFVEYVKAGHYENTVFHRVIGNFMVQGGGFEPGMKEKKDKRPSIQNEADNGLSNDKYTVAMARTMEPHSASAQFFINVADNSFLNHSGKNVQGWGYAVFGKVTAGQDVVDKIKGVATTSKSGHQDVPADDVIIEKAEIIE, from the coding sequence ATGACCCAAGTCAAACTGACTACCAACTTCGGCGACATCGTCCTCGAACTGAACGCCGACAAAGCCCCGATCACCGTGGCCAACTTCGTCGAGTACGTTAAAGCCGGTCACTACGAAAACACCGTTTTCCACCGTGTCATCGGTAACTTCATGGTCCAGGGCGGCGGCTTCGAGCCAGGCATGAAAGAAAAGAAAGACAAGCGCCCAAGCATCCAGAACGAAGCTGACAACGGTCTTTCCAACGACAAGTACACCGTTGCGATGGCCCGCACCATGGAGCCGCACTCGGCTTCCGCGCAGTTCTTCATCAACGTGGCCGACAACAGCTTCCTCAACCACAGCGGCAAGAACGTGCAGGGCTGGGGCTACGCGGTATTCGGCAAAGTGACTGCAGGCCAGGACGTTGTCGACAAGATCAAAGGCGTGGCCACCACCTCCAAGTCCGGCCACCAGGACGTACCAGCAGACGACGTGATCATCGAGAAAGCCGAGATCATTGAGTGA
- a CDS encoding UDP-2,3-diacylglucosamine diphosphatase yields the protein MILLISDLHLEEERPDITRAFLDLLAGRARSASALYILGDFFEAWIGDDAMTPFQRSICLALRDLSDSGTAIFLMHGNRDFMLGKAFCKAAGCTLLKDPSVVQFNGEPVLLMHGDSLCTRDIGYMKLRRYLRNPITLFILRHLPLSTRHKLGRKLRSESRAQVRMKANDIVDVTPEEIPRIMQQYGVKTLIHGHTHRPAIHKLQLGEEAARRIVLGDWDKQGWALQVDESGFALAPFDFTPPPQLTAPTN from the coding sequence GTGATATTGCTGATTTCAGATTTACATCTGGAAGAGGAGCGCCCGGACATAACCCGGGCGTTTCTGGATTTGCTCGCCGGACGCGCCCGCTCGGCGAGTGCGCTGTACATTCTGGGCGACTTTTTCGAGGCGTGGATTGGCGACGACGCCATGACCCCTTTCCAGCGTTCCATCTGCCTGGCCCTGCGCGATTTGAGCGACAGCGGTACGGCCATTTTTCTGATGCACGGCAATCGTGACTTCATGCTCGGCAAGGCATTCTGCAAAGCGGCCGGCTGCACCCTGCTGAAGGACCCGAGTGTCGTGCAGTTCAACGGCGAACCTGTGCTGTTGATGCACGGTGACAGCCTTTGCACCCGCGACATCGGCTATATGAAGCTACGGCGTTACCTGCGTAACCCGATCACGCTGTTCATCCTGCGGCACTTGCCTTTGAGCACCCGCCATAAACTGGGCCGCAAGCTGCGCAGTGAAAGCCGTGCACAAGTACGGATGAAGGCCAATGACATCGTCGATGTCACGCCCGAAGAGATTCCGCGGATCATGCAGCAATACGGCGTGAAAACCCTGATCCACGGCCACACCCACCGCCCCGCCATTCACAAGTTGCAACTGGGCGAAGAGGCGGCACGGCGCATTGTGCTGGGAGATTGGGACAAGCAAGGTTGGGCGTTGCAGGTGGATGAGAGCGGATTTGCGTTGGCGCCGTTTGATTTCACTCCACCGCCGCAACTCACCGCACCGACAAACTAA
- a CDS encoding DHA2 family efflux MFS transporter permease subunit gives MSNNASFTPPSLVLATIGLSLATFMQVLDTTIANVALPTISGNLGVSSEQGTWVITSFAVSNAIALPLTGWLSRRFGEVKLFLWATVLFVLASFLCGISTSMPELIGFRVLQGLVAGPMYPMTQTLLIAVYPPARRGMALALLAMVTVVAPIAGPILGGWITDSYSWPWIFFINVPIGVFAVLVVRSQLKARPVETRYQPMDYVGLIALIIGVGALQVILDKGNDLDWFESNFILIGAAISVIALAVFVIWEMTDRHPVVNLRLFAYRNFRIGTLVLVLGYAGFFGINLILPQWLQTQMGYTATWAGLAVAPIGILPVLLSPFVGKYAHKFDLRLLAGVAFLAIGLSCFMRAEFTNEVDYQHIALVQLFMGIGVALFFMPTLSILMSDLPPHQIADGAGLATFLRTLGGSFAASLTTWIWIRRADQHHAYMSESISTYEPATREALNLLGGAGNQAYAQLDHVLTSQAYMLSTVDYFTLLGWGFMGLILIVWLAKPPFTAKAGPAASAAH, from the coding sequence ATGAGCAATAACGCCTCTTTCACGCCGCCCAGCCTGGTGCTCGCCACCATTGGCCTGTCGCTGGCCACTTTCATGCAAGTGCTCGACACCACCATCGCCAACGTGGCTTTGCCGACGATTTCCGGCAACCTGGGCGTGAGTTCGGAGCAGGGCACCTGGGTCATTACTTCGTTCGCGGTGAGCAACGCCATCGCACTGCCGCTGACCGGTTGGCTGAGCCGGCGTTTCGGCGAGGTGAAGCTGTTTCTGTGGGCCACGGTGCTGTTTGTACTGGCCTCGTTCCTGTGTGGTATTTCCACTTCGATGCCGGAGCTGATCGGCTTTCGCGTGCTGCAGGGCCTGGTCGCCGGGCCGATGTATCCAATGACCCAAACCTTGCTGATTGCCGTGTATCCGCCGGCAAGGCGTGGCATGGCCCTGGCGTTGCTGGCGATGGTCACGGTGGTGGCGCCGATTGCCGGTCCGATTCTCGGGGGCTGGATCACCGACAGTTACAGCTGGCCATGGATTTTCTTCATCAACGTGCCGATCGGCGTTTTCGCGGTCCTGGTCGTGCGCTCGCAGCTCAAGGCGCGGCCGGTGGAGACCCGTTATCAGCCGATGGACTACGTCGGTTTGATCGCGCTGATCATCGGCGTCGGGGCGTTGCAGGTGATCCTCGACAAGGGTAACGACCTGGACTGGTTCGAATCGAACTTCATCCTCATCGGCGCGGCCATTTCGGTGATCGCCCTGGCGGTGTTCGTGATCTGGGAAATGACCGACCGCCATCCGGTGGTCAATTTGCGGTTGTTTGCCTATCGCAACTTTCGCATCGGCACGCTGGTGTTGGTCCTGGGTTACGCGGGGTTCTTCGGTATCAACCTGATTCTGCCGCAGTGGTTGCAAACACAGATGGGTTACACCGCGACCTGGGCCGGACTGGCCGTAGCGCCGATCGGGATTCTGCCGGTACTGCTTTCCCCATTCGTCGGCAAGTATGCGCACAAGTTCGACCTGCGCCTGCTGGCCGGGGTGGCGTTTCTGGCGATTGGCCTGAGCTGCTTCATGCGTGCCGAGTTCACCAATGAAGTGGACTACCAGCACATCGCCCTGGTGCAGTTGTTCATGGGCATTGGTGTGGCGTTGTTCTTCATGCCAACCCTGAGCATCCTGATGTCCGACTTGCCGCCGCACCAGATCGCGGATGGCGCCGGCCTGGCGACTTTCCTGCGAACTTTGGGCGGCAGCTTCGCGGCGTCGTTGACCACGTGGATCTGGATTCGTCGGGCCGACCAGCATCATGCTTACATGAGTGAAAGCATCAGCACCTATGAGCCGGCGACCCGCGAAGCCCTTAATTTACTGGGTGGGGCCGGCAATCAGGCCTATGCGCAACTCGACCATGTGCTGACCAGCCAGGCGTACATGCTCTCCACCGTGGATTACTTCACGTTACTCGGGTGGGGCTTCATGGGCTTGATTCTGATTGTGTGGCTGGCCAAGCCGCCGTTTACCGCCAAGGCCGGGCCTGCGGCTTCCGCGGCACATTGA
- a CDS encoding efflux RND transporter periplasmic adaptor subunit has product MDIADTTQPPENTPTNPDSGKRKLMLLALAVVVALGGAGVWAYHEFYGRWSESTDDAYVNGNVVEITPLVTGTVVSIGADDGDLVHEGQVLVNFDPNDAEVGLQSAQANLARTVRQVRGLYSDVDGMKAQVNAQKAEVQKAQDNFSRRKNLAAGGAISQEELSHARDDLASAQNALTNAQQKLKTSSALVDDTVVSSHPDVMAAAAQLRQAYLNNARSTLIAPVTGYVAKRKVQLGQRVQPGTALMAVIPLDQLWIDANFKETQLRDMRIGQPVDIETDLYGSEVTFSGTIDSLGAGTGSAFALLPAQNATGNWIKIVQRVPVRIHVNAEELAKHPLRVGLSTTVDVNLRDQSGPVLAQQPPQKASFSTSIYDRQLVEADAMIAQLIHDNSAAVSKTAQR; this is encoded by the coding sequence ATGGACATCGCCGATACAACTCAACCCCCGGAAAACACCCCGACCAATCCCGACTCGGGCAAGCGCAAGCTCATGTTGCTGGCGCTTGCCGTGGTTGTCGCGCTAGGCGGCGCGGGCGTCTGGGCTTATCACGAATTTTACGGGCGCTGGAGCGAAAGTACCGACGACGCCTATGTGAACGGCAATGTCGTAGAGATCACCCCGCTGGTCACCGGTACCGTGGTGAGCATCGGCGCTGACGATGGCGACCTGGTGCATGAAGGCCAGGTGCTTGTGAATTTCGACCCGAACGACGCTGAAGTCGGTTTGCAAAGTGCCCAGGCCAATCTGGCCCGCACGGTGCGTCAGGTTCGCGGTTTGTACAGCGATGTCGACGGCATGAAAGCCCAGGTCAACGCGCAGAAAGCCGAAGTGCAGAAGGCGCAGGACAACTTCAGTCGCCGGAAGAACCTGGCGGCTGGCGGGGCGATTTCCCAGGAAGAGCTGTCCCACGCCCGCGATGACCTGGCCTCGGCGCAAAACGCACTGACCAATGCCCAGCAGAAGCTCAAGACCAGCAGCGCTTTGGTCGACGATACCGTGGTGTCCTCGCACCCTGACGTGATGGCCGCCGCGGCGCAATTGCGTCAGGCCTACCTGAACAATGCCCGCAGCACCTTGATCGCACCGGTCACCGGTTACGTGGCCAAACGCAAGGTGCAGCTCGGTCAGCGCGTGCAGCCGGGGACGGCGCTGATGGCGGTGATTCCGCTGGATCAGCTATGGATCGACGCCAACTTCAAGGAAACTCAGCTGCGCGACATGCGCATCGGCCAGCCCGTGGACATCGAAACCGATCTGTACGGCAGCGAAGTGACATTCAGCGGCACCATTGACAGCCTCGGCGCCGGGACCGGCAGTGCGTTCGCCTTGCTGCCGGCGCAGAACGCTACCGGGAACTGGATCAAGATCGTCCAGCGTGTACCGGTGCGAATTCATGTGAATGCCGAGGAACTGGCCAAACATCCATTGCGTGTCGGTCTGTCGACCACGGTTGACGTGAACCTTCGCGATCAGAGCGGCCCGGTGCTGGCACAACAGCCGCCGCAAAAGGCGTCATTCAGTACCAGCATCTATGACCGTCAGTTGGTCGAGGCCGACGCAATGATCGCGCAACTGATCCACGACAACAGCGCCGCCGTCAGCAAGACCGCGCAACGCTGA
- a CDS encoding efflux transporter outer membrane subunit, translating into MSSKTLRTGLSQVLLAMSLAGCASYSGLKTEGVRLDAKNLQAGQSLSGVTLSPAAWPRSDWWKSLGDPQLDGLIREALRDSPDMQIAEARAHQASAAAYAADAARMPTLDASAGVSRSRFAKDQDPRGQGDAYATVRNISAGFNYTFDLWGGQRDAWEAALGEARAAEVDQQAAQLTLAADVARAYSDLGQAHIVYDLSNEDLKRTRQMLDLSQRRLRAGIDSQYQYQQTESLEATSQANLVDAEKRLNSAKIALAVLLGKGPDRGNEIARPNILQPGAVALPSVLPAELLGRRPDLVAARWRVEAASKSIDAGKTQFYPNLNLSAAAGAESLLGDAMFGSASRFFNVAPTISVPIFDGGRLRADLDSRDADYDLAVAQYNKSLVRALGDVSDSINQLRDIGRQIAAQQHATNIAQDSYNTVVQRYGSGVGNYLDVLSIEQQLLQAQRQLASLNAEQIDLSIQLMQALGGGFTPDTIASANTSPASLSH; encoded by the coding sequence ATGAGTAGTAAAACCTTGCGTACCGGACTGAGCCAGGTGTTGTTGGCCATGAGCCTGGCCGGTTGCGCCAGTTACAGTGGTCTGAAAACCGAAGGGGTGAGGCTCGACGCGAAAAATCTCCAGGCCGGGCAATCCCTCAGCGGCGTGACCTTGTCGCCCGCCGCATGGCCGAGAAGCGACTGGTGGAAAAGCCTGGGTGATCCGCAACTTGACGGCCTGATCCGCGAGGCCCTGCGCGACAGCCCTGATATGCAGATCGCCGAGGCCCGCGCCCATCAAGCCAGTGCCGCCGCGTATGCCGCCGATGCCGCACGGATGCCGACCCTGGATGCCAGCGCCGGTGTCAGCCGTTCGCGGTTCGCCAAGGATCAGGATCCACGAGGCCAGGGCGATGCCTATGCCACCGTGCGCAACATCTCCGCCGGCTTCAACTACACCTTCGACCTGTGGGGTGGTCAGCGTGACGCGTGGGAGGCTGCGTTGGGCGAGGCGCGCGCCGCCGAAGTCGACCAACAGGCCGCGCAATTGACCCTGGCAGCCGATGTCGCCCGTGCCTACAGCGATCTGGGCCAGGCACACATTGTTTATGACTTGTCCAACGAAGACCTCAAACGCACCCGGCAAATGCTCGATTTGAGCCAGCGCCGCCTGCGCGCCGGGATCGACAGCCAATACCAATATCAACAAACCGAAAGTCTGGAAGCCACTTCTCAGGCCAATCTGGTCGACGCCGAAAAACGCCTCAACAGCGCGAAGATCGCCTTGGCTGTGCTGCTCGGCAAAGGCCCGGATCGCGGTAATGAAATAGCCCGTCCAAACATTCTTCAGCCAGGTGCGGTAGCGCTACCTTCAGTGCTCCCGGCCGAGTTGCTCGGTCGCCGTCCGGACCTGGTGGCAGCACGTTGGCGAGTCGAGGCGGCGAGCAAAAGCATCGACGCCGGGAAAACGCAGTTCTATCCCAACCTGAACCTCAGCGCCGCCGCCGGTGCCGAATCGTTATTGGGCGATGCAATGTTCGGTTCGGCGAGTCGCTTTTTTAATGTCGCGCCGACGATTTCCGTGCCGATTTTCGATGGCGGACGCTTGCGCGCCGACCTCGATTCCCGGGATGCCGATTATGACCTCGCGGTCGCGCAGTACAACAAAAGCCTGGTGAGAGCGCTGGGCGATGTCAGCGACAGCATCAATCAGTTGCGTGATATCGGTCGGCAAATCGCGGCCCAGCAGCACGCCACCAACATCGCCCAGGACTCCTACAACACCGTGGTCCAGCGCTACGGTTCCGGCGTCGGCAATTATCTGGACGTGCTCAGCATCGAACAGCAATTGCTCCAGGCCCAGCGTCAGCTGGCGAGCCTGAATGCCGAGCAGATCGATCTGTCGATTCAACTGATGCAGGCCTTGGGCGGCGGCTTTACGCCCGACACCATTGCCTCTGCCAACACTTCGCCAGCCTCGCTGAGCCACTAA
- a CDS encoding MarR family winged helix-turn-helix transcriptional regulator, with the protein MNHFSPDDFKNCHLGMLLGRAALLKDRILDSHMEPHGITAAQFKVLIIIAQYGVDSPGDLCRHLSLDSGSMTRMLDRLEQKNFLVRQRSEADRRQVQLVLTKEGLKLADRLPHIGAEAMNQLAVAITAEELEALESILKKILVAAGDSLTLQRVGNK; encoded by the coding sequence ATGAATCACTTCTCTCCCGACGACTTCAAGAACTGCCATTTGGGCATGTTGCTCGGCCGAGCTGCCCTGTTGAAAGACCGGATCCTCGACAGTCACATGGAACCCCACGGCATCACCGCCGCGCAGTTCAAGGTGTTGATCATCATCGCCCAGTACGGCGTCGACTCACCGGGCGACCTGTGCCGTCATCTGTCCCTGGACAGCGGCTCGATGACCCGCATGCTCGATCGTCTGGAGCAGAAAAATTTCCTTGTCCGTCAACGCTCCGAGGCGGACCGCCGTCAGGTTCAGCTTGTCCTCACGAAGGAAGGGCTGAAGCTGGCCGACCGTCTGCCGCACATCGGCGCCGAAGCCATGAATCAACTGGCCGTCGCCATCACAGCCGAAGAACTGGAAGCGCTGGAGTCGATTCTGAAAAAAATTCTGGTAGCCGCCGGTGACTCGCTCACCCTGCAGCGGGTAGGCAACAAATGA
- a CDS encoding translocation/assembly module TamB domain-containing protein, which yields MNRGLKVTLLAILALLTLVILTLATVLGTATGSRWALGFVPGLSLDNFQGRLGGQWSADRVLWQQDSSRVELNKVIFAWSPLCLTRMTLCIEQLKVDQVSLQFPPSAADDSSGPITLPDLNLPVSLELGDIQVASLLFNGTEQLKGLQLAAHWTVNGLQIDSVKLQRDELSLNLSGLLQPTGHWPLKAEGKLTLPAPGTEPWALSLKVDGDLLKTLKLKADSSGYLNGQLTGELQPLVENLPAKVRITADGFKPSVDLPDTLQLNQLELTGAGDLKKGYALQGKASLPAEEGPVALVLQGKVDANGAQIAALDLTANDKQSLKLTGQLDWSKGLSAEAKIDWLDFPWHRLYPLIDEPEVALRRFNGEVSYTDGKYLGHFDAAADGPAGAFTLASPFAGDLTKVYLQQIQLQAGQGKAEGHLNLQFADGIAWDAALDLSAINPAYWVAELPGTLAGPLRSKGEMKNEKLSLNADLDLKGKLRGQPAVIEAKADGAGEQWNLNALQIRLGDNSITGKGSLQQKLAGQIDIKLTRLAQLWPELRGQINGRVDLAGSLKAPQGKLGLQGTQLVFQDNRLQSLNLDATLDSAQRAKIDLKGSGIQAGDTSLGTLTASGQGDIKNQKLALDLQGPKLKLALGLDGALDKGNWRGRLASGDIQAGGQDWKLQGPAKLERLADGKINFGAHCWASGQASLCGEDSRLMPEPKLRYHLKQFPIESLAQWLPKDFTWQGRLNADLQLDLPAGGPNGLISVDASGGTLRIKEKDQWIDFPYQTLKLTSKLTPKRIDTDLNFAGAKLGELMVQAQINPLPKNKPVSGSFRLNGLDLSVARPFVPMVEKLTGRLNGSGTISGGLLAPQVNGSLQLSDGEVSGPELPMELKNLNLQALIAGENVQLNGGWKSGKSGQGTLNGNIAWGQALVVDLALKGSQLPVTVEPYAKLEVAPDLKVSMKGDELAIAGKVMVPKGDITIRELPPSTVKVSDDTVIVGQQTEEGKPPLAMKMDIEVVVGEEKLSFAGFGLTANVQGHVHIGDNMDTRGELWLNDGRYRAYGQRLSVRRARLLFAGPIDQPYLDIEAIRQTDDVIAGIRLSGSAEQPTTQIFSEPAMSQEQALSYLVLGRPLSTNGEDNNMLAQAALGLGLMGSAGVTGGLAKNLGIEDFQLDTEGSGNTTSVVASGNISEKLSLRYGVGVFEPANTIALRYKLSKKVYLEAASGIASSLDIFYKRDF from the coding sequence GTGAATCGTGGCTTGAAAGTAACGCTGTTGGCGATTCTTGCGCTGCTGACGCTGGTCATTTTGACCCTGGCCACGGTGCTGGGCACGGCGACGGGCAGCCGCTGGGCGTTGGGTTTCGTGCCGGGTTTGAGCCTGGACAACTTTCAGGGACGATTGGGCGGACAGTGGAGCGCCGACCGCGTGCTGTGGCAGCAGGACAGCAGCCGGGTTGAACTGAACAAGGTCATTTTCGCCTGGTCACCGCTGTGCCTGACACGCATGACGCTGTGCATCGAGCAGCTGAAGGTCGATCAGGTCAGCCTGCAATTTCCACCGAGTGCCGCAGACGACAGTAGCGGGCCGATCACGCTGCCGGATCTGAATTTGCCGGTATCGCTCGAACTGGGAGACATCCAGGTCGCCAGCCTGTTGTTCAATGGCACCGAGCAGCTCAAGGGCTTGCAACTGGCGGCGCATTGGACGGTCAACGGCTTGCAGATCGACTCAGTGAAATTGCAGCGCGATGAACTGAGCCTGAACCTGTCCGGTCTGTTGCAACCGACGGGCCACTGGCCGCTCAAAGCTGAAGGCAAACTGACCCTGCCTGCACCGGGCACCGAACCGTGGGCACTGTCACTCAAGGTTGATGGCGACTTGCTGAAAACCCTGAAGCTGAAAGCCGACAGCAGCGGTTACCTCAATGGGCAACTGACGGGTGAGCTGCAACCGCTGGTTGAAAACCTGCCGGCCAAGGTACGCATCACCGCTGATGGCTTCAAGCCCAGCGTCGACCTGCCCGACACCCTGCAACTCAATCAGCTGGAGCTGACCGGTGCCGGCGACCTGAAAAAAGGTTACGCGCTGCAAGGCAAGGCGAGTTTGCCCGCCGAGGAAGGCCCGGTCGCGCTGGTGCTGCAAGGCAAGGTCGACGCCAACGGCGCACAAATCGCCGCGCTGGACCTGACCGCCAACGACAAGCAAAGCCTCAAGCTCACGGGGCAACTGGACTGGAGCAAAGGCCTGAGCGCCGAAGCGAAGATCGACTGGCTGGACTTCCCGTGGCACCGGTTGTATCCGCTGATCGATGAACCGGAAGTGGCGTTGCGCCGCTTTAACGGTGAAGTCTCCTACACCGACGGCAAGTACCTTGGTCATTTTGACGCGGCGGCGGATGGCCCGGCGGGTGCCTTCACCCTGGCGAGCCCGTTTGCCGGAGACCTGACCAAGGTCTACCTGCAACAGATTCAACTCCAGGCCGGACAGGGCAAAGCCGAAGGCCATCTGAACCTGCAATTCGCCGATGGCATTGCCTGGGACGCCGCGCTGGACCTGTCGGCCATCAACCCGGCGTACTGGGTCGCGGAGCTTCCGGGCACGCTGGCGGGGCCGTTGCGCAGTAAAGGCGAGATGAAAAACGAGAAGCTCAGCCTTAACGCCGACCTGGACCTGAAGGGCAAATTGCGCGGCCAACCGGCAGTGATCGAGGCCAAGGCGGACGGGGCCGGTGAGCAATGGAACCTCAATGCACTGCAAATTCGCCTCGGTGACAACAGCATCACCGGCAAGGGCAGCCTGCAACAGAAACTCGCCGGACAGATCGACATCAAGCTGACGCGTTTGGCGCAACTCTGGCCCGAGCTTCGCGGCCAAATCAATGGCCGCGTAGATCTCGCCGGGAGCCTCAAGGCACCGCAAGGCAAGCTCGGGCTGCAGGGCACTCAATTGGTTTTTCAGGACAATCGCCTGCAAAGCCTGAACCTCGACGCCACCCTCGACAGTGCGCAACGGGCGAAAATCGACCTCAAGGGCAGCGGCATCCAGGCTGGGGACACTTCACTGGGGACGTTGACCGCCAGCGGTCAGGGCGACATCAAGAACCAGAAACTCGCCCTCGACCTGCAAGGGCCGAAGCTGAAGCTGGCCTTGGGACTCGACGGCGCGCTGGACAAAGGCAACTGGCGCGGACGCCTGGCCAGCGGTGATATTCAGGCCGGCGGGCAGGACTGGAAACTGCAAGGCCCGGCGAAACTCGAACGTCTGGCGGACGGTAAAATCAACTTTGGCGCCCATTGCTGGGCATCCGGCCAGGCCAGCCTGTGCGGTGAAGACTCGCGCCTGATGCCGGAGCCGAAGCTGCGTTATCACCTCAAGCAATTTCCTATCGAAAGCCTCGCGCAATGGCTGCCCAAGGATTTCACCTGGCAGGGTCGGCTCAATGCCGACCTGCAACTGGACCTGCCGGCCGGTGGCCCGAATGGCCTGATCAGCGTCGACGCCAGTGGCGGTACGTTGCGCATCAAGGAAAAAGACCAGTGGATCGATTTCCCGTACCAGACCCTGAAGCTCACCAGCAAGCTCACGCCTAAACGCATCGACACCGACCTCAATTTCGCCGGTGCCAAGCTCGGCGAACTGATGGTCCAGGCGCAGATCAATCCGTTGCCCAAGAACAAACCGGTGTCGGGCTCATTCCGCTTGAATGGGCTGGACCTGTCGGTGGCGCGGCCGTTTGTACCCATGGTCGAGAAACTGACGGGCCGTTTGAATGGCAGCGGTACGATCTCCGGTGGTCTGTTGGCGCCGCAGGTCAATGGCAGCCTGCAACTCAGCGACGGCGAAGTGTCCGGCCCCGAGTTGCCGATGGAGCTCAAAAACCTCAACCTGCAAGCGCTCATTGCCGGCGAAAACGTGCAACTGAACGGCGGTTGGAAAAGCGGTAAGAGCGGGCAGGGGACCTTGAACGGCAACATCGCCTGGGGGCAGGCGCTGGTGGTGGACCTGGCGCTCAAGGGCTCGCAGTTGCCGGTGACGGTGGAACCTTACGCCAAGCTGGAGGTGGCACCGGACCTGAAAGTTTCGATGAAGGGTGACGAGTTGGCCATCGCCGGCAAAGTGATGGTACCCAAGGGCGACATCACCATTCGCGAGTTGCCGCCTTCGACGGTCAAAGTCTCCGATGACACGGTGATCGTCGGTCAGCAGACCGAAGAGGGCAAGCCGCCGCTGGCGATGAAAATGGACATTGAAGTGGTGGTCGGCGAAGAGAAGCTGAGCTTCGCCGGGTTCGGCCTGACCGCCAATGTCCAAGGGCATGTCCACATCGGCGACAACATGGACACCCGTGGCGAACTGTGGCTCAACGACGGTCGTTATCGCGCCTACGGGCAGCGGCTTTCGGTACGTCGGGCGCGGCTGCTGTTCGCCGGGCCGATTGATCAGCCGTACCTGGACATCGAAGCGATACGCCAGACCGACGACGTGATCGCCGGCATTCGCCTGAGCGGCAGTGCCGAGCAACCGACCACGCAGATTTTCTCCGAACCGGCCATGAGCCAGGAGCAGGCGTTGTCCTACCTGGTGCTCGGCCGTCCGTTGAGCACTAACGGTGAAGACAACAACATGCTGGCGCAGGCGGCACTCGGGTTGGGCTTGATGGGCAGTGCCGGGGTGACCGGAGGACTAGCCAAGAATCTGGGGATCGAGGACTTTCAGCTCGATACCGAGGGGAGCGGCAATACCACCAGCGTGGTGGCCAGCGGCAACATTTCCGAGAAGCTCAGCCTGCGTTATGGCGTCGGGGTGTTTGAACCCGCCAACACCATTGCTCTGCGTTACAAACTGAGCAAAAAGGTTTATCTCGAAGCTGCCAGTGGCATTGCCAGCTCGCTGGACATTTTCTACAAGCGGGACTTCTAG